GCGGGGTGCTTGCTGTTCCGTGCTGATAGGCAGTGGCCGGTACGGGCAGGTCTTCCAACGATCAGGGCCCGGCCGGGGTGGAACCGCCGAGCGATCGGGAATCCGCGATCAGTGAAGGGGTTGTTTGAGGCCGATCGCCGTGCCGCTCGGGTCGGTGACGTAGGTGACGAGTCCTTGGCCGGGAATTTCATTCACGGCTCCGTCATGCCGCCCGCCCGCCGCTTCGACAGCGGCGACGCTGTCACGGATGTCGTCGACCTCCAGCCAGAGGATCGCCGGCTGTCGACGGTACTCCCGGCTCATGACCGCTCCGTTAATTCCGTTTCCGTCGCCGGTGTCGACGAGGTGATATCCGGGCACGAAGGGTGAGGTCTCGCTCTGCCAGCCGAAGGCGTCCGCGTAGAACCGTGCCGTCGATTCGGGGTCATCGGCAGTGATCTCGAAATGAATGATTCGTCCCATGCAGGCCAACGTAGG
This sequence is a window from Pseudoclavibacter endophyticus. Protein-coding genes within it:
- a CDS encoding VOC family protein, encoding MTGLPPIEVNDSFKTGQCIRPTLACMGRIIHFEITADDPESTARFYADAFGWQSETSPFVPGYHLVDTGDGNGINGAVMSREYRRQPAILWLEVDDIRDSVAAVEAAGGRHDGAVNEIPGQGLVTYVTDPSGTAIGLKQPLH